The segment CCTCACCCCGACAACCCCTTCGACAACGCCGTCTACACCTACGGCCACCGCAATCCGCAGGGGCTGGCGTGGCGCGACGGGACGCTGTTCGCCACCGAACACGGCCCCTCGACCGACGACGAGATAAACGTCCTCGAAGCGGGGAACAACTACGGCTGGCCCGACGTGATGGGACCGAGCGACGGCGACCGGTTCACCGACCCCATCGCATCCTACACGCCGACCATCGCGCCCGGTAGCGCGACCTTCTACGACGGGCCGGTCGAGGACTGGCAGGGGGATTTCTTCTTCGGGACGCTGGCCGGGACCCACCTCCACCGCGTCCGGATAAACGACCGAAACGAGGTCGTCGAGCAAGAGCGCGTGCTTGACGGGAAGTACGGTCGCCTCCGGACGGCGTTCACCGGGCCGGACGACCACCTCTACGTGACGACCAGCAACCGGGACGGCCGGGGAACCCCCGCGCCCCAAGACGACCGCGTGCTTCGGATTCAGCCGGTTTGACGGGGAGAGAAAAGAACTATCGCCCGCGGACGGCGGCGACGCTCAACTCCAGCAGGAAGACGAGTCCGCAGAGCGCCATCCCCGCGAGCGTCAGCAGTTCGGGCAGTTTCATCCACGCGGGGAGGACGAACGCGGCGTAGGCTTCGGCCTGCTTGAGCGTCCCTTCCAGCGAGTTGACGCCGCTGTAGCGGCTCCGGAGTTCCGTTCCGGGGACCGTCTCGTGGTCCTCCTCGGGGACCGAGAGCCGGTCGGCGGTGTATGGCATCATGACGCCCTCGTAGCGCCAGACGACCTCGCCGCGCCGGTTTATCTCCACGACGCGGTTGTTGAAAGTGTCCACGATTAGCGTGTTGCCGTTCGGCAGACGGTCGGCGTCGCGCGGCCAGTGGAGCAGGCCCCGGCCGCCGTACTGCCAGACGATTTCGTCGGTCGTCGCGTTCAACTCGACCACGCGGTCGTTCTCGCTGTCGGCGACCAGCACGTTCCCACCCCGGAGCTTGTGGGGATTGTGCTGGTGGTCGAGGATTTCGGTCTGGTCGGGTTCGCCGACGACGTTCGTGATGTTCTTCGTCTCGGGGTCCACCTCGATTACCACGTCGAAGTTCCGGACCGAGAGCTGGAAGTTCCCGTTGTCCAACTTGTCGATGTCGTTCATGTGGGTCCAGTCGCGCTCGCCGCCGGGGTCGTCGGGACCGCCGTACTCGTCGTGGAACTCGGTGCCTTCCGCGAGGTAGTTCTCGGCTTGCCACTCCCAGACGATACCGCCCGACTGGTTCACGACGAGCGCCCGGTCGTTGCCCATGTCCACGATGGCGGTGTTGCCGTTTTCGAGGCGGTCCACGTCGTGGACCTCGTGGTGGGTGATGTACTCGTCGTGCCACGAGTAGTTCCAGACGACGTTCTTCGTCTCGTAGTCGAGTTCGAGGACCTTCGCCTCGATACACTGGTCGGAGTTGACGATGAGTTGGTTCGACGGACACTCACCGGGCGGGAGTTTGGTCGTCACCGCCACGAGGAAGTTGCCGTTCTCCAACTGCTCGGCGTCGAACACCCGCGAGTTCGGCGGGTCGTACTTCCAGACCACCTCGTTCTCCTCGTTCAGTTCCAGTAGCTTCCCGTCAAGGCCGTAGCTCTGGACGCTGACGAGGGTGTGGCCCTCGTAGGGACCCTCGGCGGCCGAACTCGCCGAGACGCCGTGGTTGGCCGCCAACCCCTGCGCGCCGAGCGCCAGCCCCAGTAGAAGTACCGCCCACGCGAGATACCGCATCCGCCGTCGTCGCTCCATGCGTTTCCCTCTCGACTCGTCCGATTAAGGGTTGCCGGTCTGTCGTCGCTCGCCGACCGACCGCCGGACCCGACAGAAGAGCAAAGTACCATGATACCGTATGACATGATATGGGCGTTTGGGGCTGGATCGTCCTCTACGTACTCCTCTTCGCGCTCCTCCAGTTGCTCATCTATCGCTACCTGAGGAGCGACGAGGACGCGCCGCTGTTCCGCTCGACGCCGCCGAACCGGGAGACGACTCCCATCGAGGAGACCCCCATCGAGGAGGTCCGGGAGTTCGAGGAGCGCCACCAGAGCGAGGACTCCTCGGTGGTGGTCTGTCCGCGGTGCGGCGCGGAGAACGACACCGGGTACACGTACTGTCGGAACTGTGTGAGTCCGATGTCGGCGCGGTGAGCGCGGACTCCGGCATCGAAGTCCGGAGAGCGACAGTCACTTGCCGATAGCACCCGTCGGAACGCTCGAATGCCCCGCGCAGTCGCCATCAACGTCGGAGCCAACACGAACGCGCCGGGCGTCCGTGGTCCTATCTACCCCGACGGGCGCTTCGAATACGTCCCCATCCCCGAGGAGGAACCGACCAGCGAACCCGTCCCGACCTACGCGGACCTCGACCTCGACACCGAGTTGCCCGAGGGGTCCGCCGACGCGCCGGTCCACTTGGACCCCGAGTTCGCCGAGTACCCCGAGTGCGAAGCCTACACCTACGGCGACCCGTTCGGCGTGAAAGCCCGGCCCCTCCTCGATTTGCGGGAGGGCGACTACGCGCTGTTCTACGCGACGCTGACGGCCCGCGGGACGCCCGAGCGCGACTGGATAGCGTCCGACTGGGGCGCGTACCTCGTCGGCCAGTTCCGGCTGGCGCGCGACCCCGTGGCGGGCGAGGAGTACCCCGACCTGCCCGAGAGCGAACGCGAGACCTTCCGGAGCAACGCCCACTGCAAGCGCGAGGAGTTCGACGCCGCGGTCCTGCTGGCGGGCGACGACGCCGAGTCGGGCCTCTACGAGACGGCGGTCCCACTGAGTTCGCCCGAGCAGGGTGCGACCGCCAACCGCCTCGTGACCGACCTCTCCAGCGACTCCGGGAAGGGACCGTGGTGGCGACGACCCATGAAGTTCGGCGAGCGCGAGACCGCCGAACTGCTGGAGTTAGTCGAAGATGGGTACGAGTAGGCGGACCTCGTGTCACCGACGAGCGACGAGCGAAATTCGACCTCCGTAGACCGACCGCCGCGGTCCCACAAGGCATTTGCTCGCCGACGCGAAGGTACTGTTCCATGTCGAGGCGCTGGATTGCGGCAGTCGTCGTCTGCGTACTTCTGGCCGGGTGTGGCGGGCCGTCTACCGGGGGGAACGCCGACGGAGCGACCGCGACCTCCTCGTCCACGCCGGGCGAGCGCGTCCTCGCGCCGCCGCCCGACGAGACGAACGGGACGACGGCGACGAGCGCGACGGACGGGGGTTCGACTGACGCCGGAGGAACGACCGGAAGCGAGACGAACGCGAGTGTGACCGACGCGACGAACGTGAGCATGACCGACGCGACGAGCGGGTCCGCGACGAACGAGGCCACGGCGAACGAGACCGCGGCAAACGACTCCACGTCGAACGCGACGACGGCCGAGACCGCGGCGACGTACGACCGGAATCTCGGCTACGAACTCCGAGTCTCGAACGCGGGACCGACCGCGCGAACCGTCGCGGTCCGGGTCGCGTCGGCGAACGACTCGACCGTGGCGTTCGAGGCGTCGCTGGACCTCGGAGCCAACGAGTCGGCGAAACGCGACTTCGAGTTCCCGGCCGCGGGCATCTACGCGGTGACGGTCACGGTCGGCGACGCGCGGGCGACCGACGAGTGGTCGGTCTCGTCGCGGGACCCCGACGACGCCCTCTCGGTCCACGTCTCGGCGGAGGGCGAGGCGTACCTCGGCTTCGTGGCCATCTGACGCGCGAGCGGAAACTTCATGCCGACTCCTCCGAACCCTGACGTATGGCAACCGCGGCCCGCGACCTCACGGAACCGCACGTGCTGGCGCACACGAAGCGCCGCCTCTTCCCCGACGACGAGGCCGAGAACACCTACGCGGTCGTTGACACGCAGTTCGCCACCGACCGGTGGCTCGCTGGCGAGCGACTCGACGCGTCGGTCAGGGACGTTCTCTCGCCGTTCAACCACGTCGAGGTCGGCGGCGGCTATCCGGACCTCGTCGGCGTCCGCGCGCTGGACGACGACCTGCTGGCGGTTGAGCGGTTCGGCGACGACCCGCCGCTGGTCGCAGTCGAGGCGAAAGGCTACACCGAGCGCGGGCGCGTGGACGTTGAACGCGGCGTCGTCCAAGCCTACGACCGCCTCCACGAGGCGAACGTGGCCTACGCCGCGGCCCCGACGAGCGCGGTCTCCCAGTCGGCACGGACGCTCGCTCGGGAGCTGAACGTCGGCCTCCTCGGGGTCACTCCGGACGGCGCGGTCGAACCGCTAGAGACGCCCCGCCTCGTCGGCAGTCGGACGACGACCGAGACCTCGGCCATCCGGTTTCAGGCGAGCGCACAGGGCGTGGCGGACGAGTCGTTCGGTCTCAACCACCCGAAGAACTACCTCGGCTACCCGCTCGCGCTCTACGCCGACGGGCCGACTGCGGAGCTGATGACCGAGAACGACGTGGTCCGGGACATCGACAGCGCCCGGCGAGGAGCCGCGTTCTTGGACCTCGTGGACGACCGCCCCGACGGGGTTCGACTGACGCCGCTCGGCCGCGAAGTCGTCCGCTTCGCCCGCAGTCGCTACGGGTCGGTGGAAGACGCCCTCGACGTATTCTCCGACTGGCACGGCAAGCCGACTCGCTTCGCCGACCTCGCGCCAGCGTGGGGGCAACTCGCCCGCCGAGTCGTGTTCGCCTACCCGGCGACCACGCTCCTCGTAGAGGAGCTTCAGCATCTCCACGACGACGGGACGCCGGAGCCGACGCTCGTGGACCTCGTGAGGTATCTCTACGCCCGGCACTCCTCGTTCGCCGTCGAGCTGTTCGTTCGCGGCACGGACGACGCTCGGGAGCGAGTACTGAGCCGTGACGGCAATCTCCGGACCGCGGCGCTAGAAGACGGGAACGTCTACCACTCGCCGACCGTGTTCCAACTCAAGGCGATGCTGTTCCACGCCGGAATTCTGACCGAGCGCGGGGCGGAACCGTCGAACCTCGACCCGACGGAAGACGTGTGGGCGCTTCGGGAACGATTGTGACTGGTCGAAAGCTCGGCTTCAGGAGACGGTGAAGTAGTGCGCCGGGCGGGAATTGAATCCGCGCTATGAGCTTGGGAAGTTCATGTTCTACCACCAATCGGCCTGCGCCGTGGCTATGTAATCACCTCACGGAAAGCAGGACAGCCGAAGTTGGGTAATTATCCCAATCCTTTTAGGCTCATCAATCCCCTATGAGGTAGATTAATAGGTG is part of the Halorussus salinus genome and harbors:
- a CDS encoding DUF7577 domain-containing protein, with the protein product MGVWGWIVLYVLLFALLQLLIYRYLRSDEDAPLFRSTPPNRETTPIEETPIEEVREFEERHQSEDSSVVVCPRCGAENDTGYTYCRNCVSPMSAR
- a CDS encoding aryl-sulfate sulfotransferase is translated as MERRRRMRYLAWAVLLLGLALGAQGLAANHGVSASSAAEGPYEGHTLVSVQSYGLDGKLLELNEENEVVWKYDPPNSRVFDAEQLENGNFLVAVTTKLPPGECPSNQLIVNSDQCIEAKVLELDYETKNVVWNYSWHDEYITHHEVHDVDRLENGNTAIVDMGNDRALVVNQSGGIVWEWQAENYLAEGTEFHDEYGGPDDPGGERDWTHMNDIDKLDNGNFQLSVRNFDVVIEVDPETKNITNVVGEPDQTEILDHQHNPHKLRGGNVLVADSENDRVVELNATTDEIVWQYGGRGLLHWPRDADRLPNGNTLIVDTFNNRVVEINRRGEVVWRYEGVMMPYTADRLSVPEEDHETVPGTELRSRYSGVNSLEGTLKQAEAYAAFVLPAWMKLPELLTLAGMALCGLVFLLELSVAAVRGR
- a CDS encoding Nmad3 family putative nucleotide modification protein, with amino-acid sequence MPRAVAINVGANTNAPGVRGPIYPDGRFEYVPIPEEEPTSEPVPTYADLDLDTELPEGSADAPVHLDPEFAEYPECEAYTYGDPFGVKARPLLDLREGDYALFYATLTARGTPERDWIASDWGAYLVGQFRLARDPVAGEEYPDLPESERETFRSNAHCKREEFDAAVLLAGDDAESGLYETAVPLSSPEQGATANRLVTDLSSDSGKGPWWRRPMKFGERETAELLELVEDGYE